The Lasioglossum baleicum chromosome 12, iyLasBale1, whole genome shotgun sequence genome includes a region encoding these proteins:
- the LOC143214425 gene encoding NECAP-like protein CG9132, translated as MDTYESVLLVKSEVFVFSIPPRSLSRGYRAADWNLQDPTWTGRMRLVSQGNAVAIKLEDKITGELFAKCPIEKYPGIAVEPVTDSSRYFVLRVQNDNGRSAFLGIGFLDRSDSFDLNVALQDHFKWLKNQEQIEKEKDEPKQELDLRFKEGETIKINMKITKKDGSEVSSKAKQRPTAGIGLPPPPGGVKIAPPPAKTPTSSPAHKPAQNQNQPNAEWGEFASASQQSQAQQQQPSAVGNSSWVQF; from the exons ATGGATACGTACGAAAGTGTATTACTTGTGAAGAGTGAAGTATTTGTATTTAGTATACCACCAAGGTCATTGAGTAGGGGTTATCG AGCAGCCGATTGGAACCTACAAGACCCGACATGGACTGGCCGGATGCGTCTCGTGTCTCAAGGAAATGCAGTAGCGATAAAACTGGAAGATAAAATTACAGGTGAACTGTTCGCCAAATGTCCGATCGAAAAGTATCCAGGTATTGCTGTCGAACCGGTCACGGATTCTTCGCGTTACTTTGTTTTGAGGGTTCAAAATGATAATGGACGATCGGCCTTTCTTGGTATTGGGTTTTTGGATAGATCGGATAGTTTCGATCTAAACGTCGCTCTTCAAGATCATTTTAAATGGCTGAAGAACCAGGAACAGATAGAAAAGGAGAAGGATGAGCCGAAACAAGAGTTGGATCTGAGATTTAAGGAAGGGGAGACGATCAAGATCAACATGAAAATTACT AAAAAAGATGGCAGCGAAGTTTCCTCCAAGGCAAAACAACGACCCACCGCAGGTATCGGTTTACCTCCGCCACCAGGCGGCGTAAAAATTGCACCTCCACCAGCCAAAACTCCAACTTCGTCCCCTGCTCATAAACCTGCCCAGAACCAAAATCAACCAAACGCGGAGTGGGGAGAGTTTGCTAGCGCGTCTCAACAATCTCAAGCCCAACAACAACAACCGTCAGCAGTAGGAAATTCCAGTTGGGTGCAATTCTAA
- the LOC143214421 gene encoding uncharacterized protein LOC143214421, producing the protein MHVVGVDGRLVGYLFCFLILQAKLTNSRTSWRLSADKVVKTTDFASTVEDDPIFDILASSISVGNGQSWSRTAVSDKHEKVQAYCQDCENVLSGNHERRFSSYVLKDTPNATEPFTLSSQTSGEQVVCTSGQQCEDVILDCGKPVNFTYYDNLLGVANRDKHPLVPEPNVALMFKKNGGKTMDVDIDLLEKRLIKAKREKPKSVQLYNQIGNFWRIKGDAQRSIECFRRALAVSPHNAEVLLNLARVLLVQQYLDDATYLARRSLELQPPDRNAWEQYLTLGQIFKAYGHYQEAAIHLRHALELKPDLSEAAKALREVESLPAASIHIYTLLIIICLVLGVLLVVLSNVECDDDSSLVNGQLQRPVQRHFSRDMAMRSLRLNVARNKRC; encoded by the exons ATGCACGTTGTCGGGGTCGACGGTCGTCTCGTCGGCTATTTGTTTTGCTTTCTAATACTCCAAGCGAAACTGACGAATTCGAGGACTTCTTGGAGGCTCAGTGCTGATAAAGTTGTTAAGACAACAGACTTCGCGAGTACGGTGGAAGATGATCCTATTTTTGATATCTTGGCGAGTAGCATCAGTGTCGGTAATGGACAAAGTTGGAGTAGAACCGCTGTTTCTGATAAACACGAGAAAGTACAAGCTTACTGTCAAgactgcgaaaatgttctctctGGAAACCATGAACG ACGATTCTCGTCATACGTGTTGAAGGATACTCCGAACGCCACCGAGCCTTTCACCCTGTCGTCTCAAACATCGGGCGAACAAGTTGTATGCACTTCTGGTCAGCAATGCGAGGATGTAATCTTGGACTGTGGAAAACCTGTTAATTTCACTTATTACGACAACTTGCTCGGCGTTGCCAACAGAGATAAACATCCATTGGTTCCCGAACCTAATGTAGCTCTTATGTTCAAGAAGAACGGCGGTAAAACTATGGACGTTGACATCGATCTATTAGAGAAACGATTAATAAAAGCtaaacgagag AAACCAAAATCGGTGCAACTATATAATCAAATAGGAAATTTCTGGCGCATAAAAGGAGACGCACAAAGATCGATCGAGTGTTTTCGAAGGGCGCTCGCTGTGTCACCACATAACGCGGAAGTTTTGTTAAATTTGGCTAGGGTGTTATTGGTACAACAATACTTGGACGACGCAACATACTTAGCGAGACGTTCCTTGGAATTGCAACCTCCGGATCGCAATGCATGGGAACAGTACCTTACGCTTGGTCAAATATTCAAG GCGTACGGGCATTATCAAGAAGCAGCTATACATCTGCGACATGCCTTGGAATTAAAACCAGATCTATCTGAAGCTGCCAAAGCTCTACGAGAAGTGGAGTCACTTCCAGCTGCGAGCATACATATCTATACATTACTGATAATCATATGTCTG GTGCTTGGAGTACTATTAGTGGTTTTAAGCAACGTGGAATGTGACGATGATTCTAGTCTAGTCAACGGACAACTTCAACGTCCTGTGCAACGTCATTTTAGTCGTGACATGGCCATGCGAAGTTTAAGGCTTAACGTTGCTCGTAATAAACGTTGTTGA
- the LOC143214422 gene encoding tRNA methyltransferase 10 homolog A, whose product MENENDVNKHRETECNEENQNISDRNDCHDTDEKLSESHRNISKRQLKKIKKREKWLERKSEKRLKERQKAREKRAYARANNIDLGPSRKALKRSTMADSSCKIEVTIDMSFDDLMIDKDIAKLTKQILRCYTLNRRALAPMQFSLTSFNGASRTHMQKHNGYQHWDVKFHVEGYLDVYPKEKVIYLTSESENVINHLEHDCVYVIGGLVDHNSHKGLCHKVANQANVRHGRLPLDKFLQMKARKVLTVDHVFEILLRVSEGETWQEAFLQVLPERKNAQPISSIEENKSELNTCEKEENICERNDETSKFLKIMEEDKDMLNIYKNEENIFYTNNTTKANVEVVDDENTSNVCT is encoded by the exons ATGGAAAACGAGAACGATGTAAACAAACATAGAGAAACAGAATGTAACGAggaaaatcaaaatatttctgACCGGAATGATTGTCATGACACCGACGAGAAACTTTCGGAGTCCCATCGAAATATTAGCAAACGacaattgaaaaaaataaagaaaagagAGAAATGGTTAGAACGAAAGAGTGAGAAAAG ATTGAAGGAACGGCAGAAAGCAAGAGAGAAACGAGCATATGCTCGTGCAAATAATATAGATCTTGGTCCGTCTAGGAAAGCTTTAAAAAGGAGTACGATGGCCGAtagtagttgcaaaattgaaGTGACTATAGACATGTCTTTTGATGATTTAATGATCGACAAAGATATTGCAAAATTGACCAAGCAGATATTAAGATGTTATACATTGAATAGGAGAGCCCTCGCTCCGATGCAATTTTCCCTTACTAGTTTTAACGGGGCGTCGAGAACACACATGCAAAAGCATAATGGATATCAACATTGGGAC GTAAAATTTCATGTGGAAGGATATTTGGATGTTTATCCAAAAGAGAAAGTCATATATTTAACTAGCGAATCAGAAAATGTGATCAATCATCTAGAACATGATTGTGTGTATGTTATAGGTGGTCTTGTTGATCATAATAGTCATAAG GGTTTGTGCCACAAAGTAGCTAATCAGGCTAATGTAAGGCACGGACGACTCCCTCtagacaaatttttacaaatgaAAGCTAGGAAGGTTTTAACTGTTGACCATG TGTTTGAAATCTTGTTGAGAGTTAGCGAAGGAGAAACATGGCAAGAAGCGTTTTTACAGGTACTGCCAGAGAGAAAAAATGCTCAACCAATTTCGTCTATAGAAGAAAATAAAAGCGAGTTAAATACTtgcgagaaagaagaaaatatttGCGAACGAAATG ACGAAACATCGAAATTTCTCAAAATTATGGAAGAAGACAAAGACATgttgaatatttataaaaatgaagaaaatattttttacacgaACAATACAACAAAAGCAAATGTGGAAGTTGTAGATGATGAGAATACAAGTAATGTATGTacataa
- the LOC143214423 gene encoding uncharacterized protein LOC143214423, with translation MERFSRVACYFRWMRNATHHDTTEKVVQDDRNNVEVERCKNVGCNFEASRRLCSILESILLWENSVNSISVVIVFNILFWGIIVLEIRGLAAASSAALVIVLCYSTLEAHIQKCIFCRSCAKTEQIDKIGKKVKSAIHSLKQLRKDQPGVFCTAVCSLSLGLWIIGRTINGVLLAYTICMSILLGPALLLKLPNKMLSHREWDSEIEEFLPAVTEDNLQVLARAGESGDQSPTPTSVLSDAQNEFFNEDDITGLKMPSHEDGSTDGVEVSELELSVEETDVDGSKFQSDNFDKGSSSEGEPELEPLSRKSISHSDESGSEFEMIDSQDADDLDIA, from the exons ATGGAACGGTTTTCGAGAGTGGCGTGTTATTTTCGATGGATGAGAAACGCGACACATCACGATACAACCGAAAAGGTTGTACAAGACGATCGTAATAACGTCGAGGTTGAACGGTGCAAGAATGTCGGATGCAATTTCGAAGCATCCAGGCGGCTTTGCAGCATTCTAGAGAGTATCCTTCTTTGGGAGAACTCCGTCAATAGCATCTCCGTCGTCATCGTGTTCAACATTCTGTTTTG GGGTATTATCGTATTAGAGATACGTGGCTTGGCTGCAGCCAGCAGTGCTGCGCTGGTCATAGTACTCTGCTACAGTACCTTAGAAGCCCACatacaaaaatgtatattttgtagatcGTGCGCAAAAACAGAACAAATTGACAAAATTGGGAAAAAGGTGAAATCAGCGATTCATAGTCTGAAGCAGTTGAGAAAGGATCAGCCAGGCGTG TTTTGCACCGCAGTTTGTTCTCTCTCTTTGGGCTTGTGGATTATTGGTCGCACTATAAACGGCGTGCTTCTCGCGTATACAATATGCATGAGCATTCTACTTGGACCCGCATTATTATTAAAGCTGCCCAACAAGATGTTATCACACAGAG AATGGGATagtgaaattgaagaatttttaCCAGCAGTGACCGAGGACAATCTTCAAGTGCTTGCGAGAGCTGGAGAATCTGGGGATCAATCTCCAACACCGACAAGCGTGTTGTCCGATGCTCAAAATG AATTTTTCAATGAAGACGACATTACGGGTCTAAAAATGCCATCCCACGAAGATGGAAGCACTGACGGCGTAGAAGTTTCTGAATTAGAACTTAGTGTCGAGGAAACGGATGTGGATGGTAGTAAATTTCAAAGTGATAACTTCGACAAAGGATCGTCATCCGAAGGAGAACCAGAACTGGAACCTCTATCGAGAAAATCAATTAGTCATAGTGATGAAAGTGGTAGCGAATTCGAAATGATCGATAGTCAGGATGCCGATGACTTAGACATTGCATGA